The stretch of DNA CGCTGCCGCCGTCGCGGGTGAAGCTGCCCAGGACGGTGGTCGGCCTGGGGCTCGTCAGCCTGCTGACCGACACCTCGAGCGAGGCGATCTTCCCCCTGCTCCCGGCGTTCCTGGCCTCCCTCGGCGCCTCCAACGCCTACATCGGCCTGATCGAGGGCGCGGCCGAGTTCGTCGCCAACCTGCTGAAGTACCTGACGGGCCTGGTCGCGGACCGCCGCGCGCGCCTCAAACCGCTCATCCTGGTCGGCTATGGGATCTCGACCCTGGCGCGGCCGCTGGTCGCCTTCGCGCAGGTCCCGTGGCACGTGCTCG from bacterium encodes:
- a CDS encoding MFS transporter, with translation MQTSSRQDTDALPPSRVKLPRTVVGLGLVSLLTDTSSEAIFPLLPAFLASLGASNAYIGLIEGAAEFVANLLKYLTGLVADRRARLKPLILVGYGISTLARPLVAFAQVPWHVLAVRVGDRVGKGVRTSPRDALIAGATDPALRARAYGFHRAMDHAGAAAGTLLGAGLLWYLG